From the genome of Mustela lutreola isolate mMusLut2 chromosome 16, mMusLut2.pri, whole genome shotgun sequence, one region includes:
- the PDPR gene encoding pyruvate dehydrogenase phosphatase regulatory subunit, mitochondrial isoform X1: protein MFFRLLSAVRRQRPGRGWQNRSSGRSSASAAEAHSVALPAQAQVVICGGGIMGTSVAYHLSKMGWKDIVLLEQGRLAAGSTRFCAGILSTARHLTIEQKMADYSNKLYHQLEQETGIQTGYIRTGSVFLAQTQDRLISLKRINSRLNVIGIPSEIISPKKVAELHPLLNVHDLVGAMHVPEDAVVSSADVALALASAASQNGVQIYDRTSVLHVMVKKGQVTGVETDKGQIECQYFVNCAGQWAYELGLSNEEPVSIPLHACEHFYLLTRPLETPLQSNTPTIVDADGRIYIRNWQGGILSGGFEKNPKPIFTEGKNQLEIQNLQEDWDHFEPLLSSLLRRMPDLETLEILKLVNCPETFTPDMRCIMGESPSVRGYFVLAGMNSAGLSFGGGAGRYLAEWMVHGSPSENIWELDLKRFGALQSSRTFLRHRVMEVMPLLYDLKVPRWDFQTGRQLRTSPLYDRLDAQGARWMEKHGFERPKYFVPPDKDLLALEQSKTFYKPDWFEIVESEVKCCKEAVCVIDMSSFTKFEITSTGDQALEVLQYLFSNDLDVPVGHIVHTGMLNQGGGYENDCSVARLSKRSFFMISPTDQQVHCWAWLKKHMPEDSNLLLEDVTWKYTALNLIGPRAVDVLSELSYAPMTPDHFPSLFCKEMSVGYANGIRVMSMTHTGEPGFMLYIPIEYALHVYNEVMSVGQKYGIRNAGYYALRSLRIEKFFAFWGQDLNTLTTPLECGRESRVKLEKGMDFIGRDALLQQKQNGVYKRLTMFILDDHDTDLDLWPWWGEPIYRNGQYAGKTTSSAYSYTLERHVCLGFVHNFSEDTGEEQVVTADFINRGEYEIDIAGHRFQAKAKLYPVTSLFTHKRRKEDVELSDLHGK, encoded by the exons ATGTTTTTTCGGTTGCTGTCGGCGGTCCGAAGACAAAGGCCCGGCCGAGGATGGCAGAACCGGTCGTCGGGGAGGAGCAGTGCGTCGGCCGCCGAGGCGCATTCTGTCGCCCTGCCCGCCCAGGCGCAGGTGGTCATCTGCGGTGGCGGGATCATGGGCACATCCGTGGCCTATCACCTCTCCAAGATGGGGTGGAAGGATATTGTCCTTTTGGAGCAGGGCAG GCTGGCTGCTGGCTCCACGAGGTTCTGTGCTGGCATCCTGAGCACCGCCAGGCACCTGACCATCGAGCAGAAGATGGCAGACTATTCCAACAAGCTCTACCACCAGTTAGAGCAAGAAACGGGCATCCAGACAG GTTACATAAGGACAGGCTCGGTCTTTCTGGCCCAAACTCAGGACCGGCTGATCTCCCTGAAGCGCATCAACTCAAGGCTGAA TGTCATAGGCATCCCTTCTGAGATCATCTCTCCCAAGAAGGTCGCTGAACTTCACCCTCTCCTCAACGTGCACGACCTGGTGGGGGCCATGCATGTTCCCGAGGATGCCGTGGTGTCCTCTGCTGATGTGGCTCTTGCCCTGGCCAGTGCTGCCTCCCAAAATG GTGTCCAGATTTATGACCGGACCAGTGTTCTTCACGTAATGGTCAAGAAAGGTCAAGTTACTGGTGTGGAGACAGATAAAGGACAGATCGAGTGCCAGTATTTTGTCAACTGTGCTGGTCAG TGGGCATACGAGCTGGGTCTGTCCAACGAGGAGCCGGTTAGTATCCCGTTACATGCCTGCGAACACTTCTACCTTCTGACTCGCCCCTTGGAGACCCCTCTGCAGAGCAACACACCAA CTATTGTGGATGCTGACGGAAGGATTTATATCCGGAACTGGCAGGGTGGCATCTTGTCTGGGGGCTTTGAGAAGAACCCGAAGCCCATCTTCACTGAGGGCAAGAACCAGCTGGAGATTCAGAATCTGCAGGAAGACTGGGATCACTTTG AGCCCCTGCTGAGTTCCCTCCTGCGTCGCATGCCCGACCTGGAGACCCTGGAGATCCTGAAGTTGGTGAACTGCCCTGAGACCTTCACCCCGGACATGAGGTGCATCATGGGCGAGTCTCCTTCGGTGAGGGGCTACTTCGTCCTGGCGGGAATGAACTCTGCCGGCCTTTCGTTCGGTGGAGGGGCTGGGAG GTACCTCGCTGAGTGGATGGTGCACGGTTCCCCATCAGAAAACATCTGGGAACTGGACTTGAAGCGTTTCGGAGCCCTCCAGAGCAGCCGCACCTTTCTGCGTCACCGGGTCATGGAAGTCATGC CTCTGCTGTACGATCTGAAGGTTCCCCGTTGGGACTTCCAGACCGGGAGGCAGTTACGCACCTCCCCTCTCTATGACCGGCTGGACGCACAAGGAGCCAGGTGGATGGAGAAACATGGATTTGAGAGGCCCAAGTACTTTGTGCCACCGGACAAGG ACCTCCTGGCATTGGAACAGAGCAAGACGTTCTATAAGCCAGACTGGTTTGAAATTGTGGAGTCCGAGGTCAAGTGCTGTAAGGAAGCTGTGTGCGTCATTGACATGTCTTCTTTCACAAAGTTTGAAATAACA TCCACCGGGGACCAGGCCCTGGAAGTCCTTCAGTACCTCTTCTCCAACGACTTGGACGTGCCTGTGGGCCACATCGTGCACACCGGCATGCTCAACCAGGGCGGGGGCTATGAGAACGACTGCAGTGTCGCGCGCCTGAGCAAGCGCAG tttcttcatgatTTCCCCTACCGACCAGCAGGTCCACTGTTGGGCCTGGCTTAAGAAACACATGCCGGAAGACAGCAACCTGCTTCTTGAGGACGTCACCTGGAAATACACCG CCCTCAATCTGATCGGTCCTCGAGCTGTGGATGTGCTGTCTGAGCTGTCCTATGCCCCTATGACTCCGGACCACTTCCCAAGTCTGTTTTGCAAG GAGATGAGCGTGGGCTACGCGAACGGGATCCGGGTGATGAGCATGACGCACACAGGAGAGCCGGGATTCATGCTATATATCCCCATAGAG TATGCCCTGCACGTGTACAATGAGGTGATGAGCGTTGGGCAGAAATACGGAATCCGGAATGCTGGGTACTATGCTCTTCGTAGTCTTCGGATTGAGAAGTTTTTTGCCTTCTGGGGTCAGGATTTAAATACCCTCACCACCCCCCTGGAATGTGGACGAGAATCTCGGGTGAAACTGGAGAAG GGGATGGACTTCATTGGCCGAGATGCTCTGCTGCAGCAGAAGCAGAACGGGGTGTACAAACGCCTCACCATGTTCATCCTGGACGACCACGACACCGACCTGGACCTCTGGCCATGGTGGGGGGAGCCCATTTACCGCAACGGGCAGTACGCGGGCAAGACCACCAGCAGCGCCTACAGCTACACCCTGGAGCGCCACGTCTGCCTGGGCTTTGTACACAATTTTTCCGAAGACACAGGGGAAGAACAGGTGGTGACAGCAGATTTTATTAACCGGGGAGAGTATGAGATTGACATCGCGGGACACCGGTTCCAGGCCAAGGCCAAGCTCTATCCGGTCACCTCACTCTTCACTCACAAGCGCCGAAAGGAGGACGTAGAGCTAAGTGACTTGCACGGGAAGTAA
- the PDPR gene encoding pyruvate dehydrogenase phosphatase regulatory subunit, mitochondrial isoform X3: MFFRLLSAVRRQRPGRGWQNRSSGRSSASAAEAHSVALPAQAQVVICGGGIMGTSVAYHLSKMGWKDIVLLEQGRLAAGSTRFCAGILSTARHLTIEQKMADYSNKLYHQLEQETGIQTEPLLSSLLRRMPDLETLEILKLVNCPETFTPDMRCIMGESPSVRGYFVLAGMNSAGLSFGGGAGRYLAEWMVHGSPSENIWELDLKRFGALQSSRTFLRHRVMEVMPLLYDLKVPRWDFQTGRQLRTSPLYDRLDAQGARWMEKHGFERPKYFVPPDKDLLALEQSKTFYKPDWFEIVESEVKCCKEAVCVIDMSSFTKFEITSTGDQALEVLQYLFSNDLDVPVGHIVHTGMLNQGGGYENDCSVARLSKRSFFMISPTDQQVHCWAWLKKHMPEDSNLLLEDVTWKYTALNLIGPRAVDVLSELSYAPMTPDHFPSLFCKEMSVGYANGIRVMSMTHTGEPGFMLYIPIEYALHVYNEVMSVGQKYGIRNAGYYALRSLRIEKFFAFWGQDLNTLTTPLECGRESRVKLEKGMDFIGRDALLQQKQNGVYKRLTMFILDDHDTDLDLWPWWGEPIYRNGQYAGKTTSSAYSYTLERHVCLGFVHNFSEDTGEEQVVTADFINRGEYEIDIAGHRFQAKAKLYPVTSLFTHKRRKEDVELSDLHGK, encoded by the exons ATGTTTTTTCGGTTGCTGTCGGCGGTCCGAAGACAAAGGCCCGGCCGAGGATGGCAGAACCGGTCGTCGGGGAGGAGCAGTGCGTCGGCCGCCGAGGCGCATTCTGTCGCCCTGCCCGCCCAGGCGCAGGTGGTCATCTGCGGTGGCGGGATCATGGGCACATCCGTGGCCTATCACCTCTCCAAGATGGGGTGGAAGGATATTGTCCTTTTGGAGCAGGGCAG GCTGGCTGCTGGCTCCACGAGGTTCTGTGCTGGCATCCTGAGCACCGCCAGGCACCTGACCATCGAGCAGAAGATGGCAGACTATTCCAACAAGCTCTACCACCAGTTAGAGCAAGAAACGGGCATCCAGACAG AGCCCCTGCTGAGTTCCCTCCTGCGTCGCATGCCCGACCTGGAGACCCTGGAGATCCTGAAGTTGGTGAACTGCCCTGAGACCTTCACCCCGGACATGAGGTGCATCATGGGCGAGTCTCCTTCGGTGAGGGGCTACTTCGTCCTGGCGGGAATGAACTCTGCCGGCCTTTCGTTCGGTGGAGGGGCTGGGAG GTACCTCGCTGAGTGGATGGTGCACGGTTCCCCATCAGAAAACATCTGGGAACTGGACTTGAAGCGTTTCGGAGCCCTCCAGAGCAGCCGCACCTTTCTGCGTCACCGGGTCATGGAAGTCATGC CTCTGCTGTACGATCTGAAGGTTCCCCGTTGGGACTTCCAGACCGGGAGGCAGTTACGCACCTCCCCTCTCTATGACCGGCTGGACGCACAAGGAGCCAGGTGGATGGAGAAACATGGATTTGAGAGGCCCAAGTACTTTGTGCCACCGGACAAGG ACCTCCTGGCATTGGAACAGAGCAAGACGTTCTATAAGCCAGACTGGTTTGAAATTGTGGAGTCCGAGGTCAAGTGCTGTAAGGAAGCTGTGTGCGTCATTGACATGTCTTCTTTCACAAAGTTTGAAATAACA TCCACCGGGGACCAGGCCCTGGAAGTCCTTCAGTACCTCTTCTCCAACGACTTGGACGTGCCTGTGGGCCACATCGTGCACACCGGCATGCTCAACCAGGGCGGGGGCTATGAGAACGACTGCAGTGTCGCGCGCCTGAGCAAGCGCAG tttcttcatgatTTCCCCTACCGACCAGCAGGTCCACTGTTGGGCCTGGCTTAAGAAACACATGCCGGAAGACAGCAACCTGCTTCTTGAGGACGTCACCTGGAAATACACCG CCCTCAATCTGATCGGTCCTCGAGCTGTGGATGTGCTGTCTGAGCTGTCCTATGCCCCTATGACTCCGGACCACTTCCCAAGTCTGTTTTGCAAG GAGATGAGCGTGGGCTACGCGAACGGGATCCGGGTGATGAGCATGACGCACACAGGAGAGCCGGGATTCATGCTATATATCCCCATAGAG TATGCCCTGCACGTGTACAATGAGGTGATGAGCGTTGGGCAGAAATACGGAATCCGGAATGCTGGGTACTATGCTCTTCGTAGTCTTCGGATTGAGAAGTTTTTTGCCTTCTGGGGTCAGGATTTAAATACCCTCACCACCCCCCTGGAATGTGGACGAGAATCTCGGGTGAAACTGGAGAAG GGGATGGACTTCATTGGCCGAGATGCTCTGCTGCAGCAGAAGCAGAACGGGGTGTACAAACGCCTCACCATGTTCATCCTGGACGACCACGACACCGACCTGGACCTCTGGCCATGGTGGGGGGAGCCCATTTACCGCAACGGGCAGTACGCGGGCAAGACCACCAGCAGCGCCTACAGCTACACCCTGGAGCGCCACGTCTGCCTGGGCTTTGTACACAATTTTTCCGAAGACACAGGGGAAGAACAGGTGGTGACAGCAGATTTTATTAACCGGGGAGAGTATGAGATTGACATCGCGGGACACCGGTTCCAGGCCAAGGCCAAGCTCTATCCGGTCACCTCACTCTTCACTCACAAGCGCCGAAAGGAGGACGTAGAGCTAAGTGACTTGCACGGGAAGTAA
- the PDPR gene encoding pyruvate dehydrogenase phosphatase regulatory subunit, mitochondrial isoform X2 → MADYSNKLYHQLEQETGIQTGYIRTGSVFLAQTQDRLISLKRINSRLNVIGIPSEIISPKKVAELHPLLNVHDLVGAMHVPEDAVVSSADVALALASAASQNGVQIYDRTSVLHVMVKKGQVTGVETDKGQIECQYFVNCAGQWAYELGLSNEEPVSIPLHACEHFYLLTRPLETPLQSNTPTIVDADGRIYIRNWQGGILSGGFEKNPKPIFTEGKNQLEIQNLQEDWDHFEPLLSSLLRRMPDLETLEILKLVNCPETFTPDMRCIMGESPSVRGYFVLAGMNSAGLSFGGGAGRYLAEWMVHGSPSENIWELDLKRFGALQSSRTFLRHRVMEVMPLLYDLKVPRWDFQTGRQLRTSPLYDRLDAQGARWMEKHGFERPKYFVPPDKDLLALEQSKTFYKPDWFEIVESEVKCCKEAVCVIDMSSFTKFEITSTGDQALEVLQYLFSNDLDVPVGHIVHTGMLNQGGGYENDCSVARLSKRSFFMISPTDQQVHCWAWLKKHMPEDSNLLLEDVTWKYTALNLIGPRAVDVLSELSYAPMTPDHFPSLFCKEMSVGYANGIRVMSMTHTGEPGFMLYIPIEYALHVYNEVMSVGQKYGIRNAGYYALRSLRIEKFFAFWGQDLNTLTTPLECGRESRVKLEKGMDFIGRDALLQQKQNGVYKRLTMFILDDHDTDLDLWPWWGEPIYRNGQYAGKTTSSAYSYTLERHVCLGFVHNFSEDTGEEQVVTADFINRGEYEIDIAGHRFQAKAKLYPVTSLFTHKRRKEDVELSDLHGK, encoded by the exons ATGGCAGACTATTCCAACAAGCTCTACCACCAGTTAGAGCAAGAAACGGGCATCCAGACAG GTTACATAAGGACAGGCTCGGTCTTTCTGGCCCAAACTCAGGACCGGCTGATCTCCCTGAAGCGCATCAACTCAAGGCTGAA TGTCATAGGCATCCCTTCTGAGATCATCTCTCCCAAGAAGGTCGCTGAACTTCACCCTCTCCTCAACGTGCACGACCTGGTGGGGGCCATGCATGTTCCCGAGGATGCCGTGGTGTCCTCTGCTGATGTGGCTCTTGCCCTGGCCAGTGCTGCCTCCCAAAATG GTGTCCAGATTTATGACCGGACCAGTGTTCTTCACGTAATGGTCAAGAAAGGTCAAGTTACTGGTGTGGAGACAGATAAAGGACAGATCGAGTGCCAGTATTTTGTCAACTGTGCTGGTCAG TGGGCATACGAGCTGGGTCTGTCCAACGAGGAGCCGGTTAGTATCCCGTTACATGCCTGCGAACACTTCTACCTTCTGACTCGCCCCTTGGAGACCCCTCTGCAGAGCAACACACCAA CTATTGTGGATGCTGACGGAAGGATTTATATCCGGAACTGGCAGGGTGGCATCTTGTCTGGGGGCTTTGAGAAGAACCCGAAGCCCATCTTCACTGAGGGCAAGAACCAGCTGGAGATTCAGAATCTGCAGGAAGACTGGGATCACTTTG AGCCCCTGCTGAGTTCCCTCCTGCGTCGCATGCCCGACCTGGAGACCCTGGAGATCCTGAAGTTGGTGAACTGCCCTGAGACCTTCACCCCGGACATGAGGTGCATCATGGGCGAGTCTCCTTCGGTGAGGGGCTACTTCGTCCTGGCGGGAATGAACTCTGCCGGCCTTTCGTTCGGTGGAGGGGCTGGGAG GTACCTCGCTGAGTGGATGGTGCACGGTTCCCCATCAGAAAACATCTGGGAACTGGACTTGAAGCGTTTCGGAGCCCTCCAGAGCAGCCGCACCTTTCTGCGTCACCGGGTCATGGAAGTCATGC CTCTGCTGTACGATCTGAAGGTTCCCCGTTGGGACTTCCAGACCGGGAGGCAGTTACGCACCTCCCCTCTCTATGACCGGCTGGACGCACAAGGAGCCAGGTGGATGGAGAAACATGGATTTGAGAGGCCCAAGTACTTTGTGCCACCGGACAAGG ACCTCCTGGCATTGGAACAGAGCAAGACGTTCTATAAGCCAGACTGGTTTGAAATTGTGGAGTCCGAGGTCAAGTGCTGTAAGGAAGCTGTGTGCGTCATTGACATGTCTTCTTTCACAAAGTTTGAAATAACA TCCACCGGGGACCAGGCCCTGGAAGTCCTTCAGTACCTCTTCTCCAACGACTTGGACGTGCCTGTGGGCCACATCGTGCACACCGGCATGCTCAACCAGGGCGGGGGCTATGAGAACGACTGCAGTGTCGCGCGCCTGAGCAAGCGCAG tttcttcatgatTTCCCCTACCGACCAGCAGGTCCACTGTTGGGCCTGGCTTAAGAAACACATGCCGGAAGACAGCAACCTGCTTCTTGAGGACGTCACCTGGAAATACACCG CCCTCAATCTGATCGGTCCTCGAGCTGTGGATGTGCTGTCTGAGCTGTCCTATGCCCCTATGACTCCGGACCACTTCCCAAGTCTGTTTTGCAAG GAGATGAGCGTGGGCTACGCGAACGGGATCCGGGTGATGAGCATGACGCACACAGGAGAGCCGGGATTCATGCTATATATCCCCATAGAG TATGCCCTGCACGTGTACAATGAGGTGATGAGCGTTGGGCAGAAATACGGAATCCGGAATGCTGGGTACTATGCTCTTCGTAGTCTTCGGATTGAGAAGTTTTTTGCCTTCTGGGGTCAGGATTTAAATACCCTCACCACCCCCCTGGAATGTGGACGAGAATCTCGGGTGAAACTGGAGAAG GGGATGGACTTCATTGGCCGAGATGCTCTGCTGCAGCAGAAGCAGAACGGGGTGTACAAACGCCTCACCATGTTCATCCTGGACGACCACGACACCGACCTGGACCTCTGGCCATGGTGGGGGGAGCCCATTTACCGCAACGGGCAGTACGCGGGCAAGACCACCAGCAGCGCCTACAGCTACACCCTGGAGCGCCACGTCTGCCTGGGCTTTGTACACAATTTTTCCGAAGACACAGGGGAAGAACAGGTGGTGACAGCAGATTTTATTAACCGGGGAGAGTATGAGATTGACATCGCGGGACACCGGTTCCAGGCCAAGGCCAAGCTCTATCCGGTCACCTCACTCTTCACTCACAAGCGCCGAAAGGAGGACGTAGAGCTAAGTGACTTGCACGGGAAGTAA
- the LOC131818920 gene encoding pyruvate dehydrogenase phosphatase regulatory subunit, mitochondrial-like, translating to MFFRLLSAVRRQRPGRGWQNRSSGRSSASAAEAHSVALPAQAQVVICGGGIMGTSVAYHLSKMGWKDIVLLEQGRLAAGSTRFCAGILSTARHLTIEQKMADYSNKLYHQLEQETGIQTEPLLSSLLRRMPDLETLEILKLVNCPETFTPDMRCIMGESPSVRGYFVLAGMNSAGLLFGGGAGRFSAEGRDSDARRCVHQAEDEQS from the exons ATGTTTTTTCGGTTGCTGTCGGCGGTCCGAAGACAAAGGCCCGGCCGAGGATGGCAGAACCGGTCGTCGGGGAGGAGCAGTGCGTCGGCCGCCGAGGCGCATTCTGTCGCCCTGCCCGCCCAGGCGCAGGTGGTCATCTGCGGTGGCGGGATCATGGGCACATCCGTGGCCTATCACCTCTCCAAGATGGGGTGGAAGGATATTGTCCTTTTGGAGCAGGGCAG GCTGGCTGCTGGCTCCACGAGGTTCTGTGCTGGCATCCTGAGCACCGCCAGGCACCTGACCATCGAGCAGAAGATGGCAGACTATTCCAACAAGCTCTACCACCAGTTAGAGCAAGAAACGGGCATCCAGACAG AGCCCCTGCTGAGTTCCCTCCTGCGTCGCATGCCCGACCTGGAGACCCTGGAGATCCTGAAGTTGGTGAACTGCCCTGAGACCTTCACCCCGGACATGAGGTGCATCATGGGCGAGTCTCCTTCGGTGAGGGGCTACTTCGTCCTGGCGGGAATGAACTCTGCCGGCCTTTTGTTCGGTGGAGGGGCTGGGAG GTTCTCAGCGGAGGGTAGAGACTCAGATGCCAGAAGATGTGTCCATCAGGCAGAGGATGAACAGAGCTAG